One Haliaeetus albicilla chromosome 11, bHalAlb1.1, whole genome shotgun sequence genomic window carries:
- the TMEM26 gene encoding transmembrane protein 26, translated as MLFLFCYNGPLCGDGKEEICVPVVRTLPSDSQGNFPGLLKSAGPLRCVEKGRGGCSTMELMVLLNALVTRLLFVLHSLIGVWRVTAVKKEPKYWLLALLNLLLCLETGLTLKFKQGRGYKWFSPAIFLYLICTVPSLWLLEIHHGTQYCGNEPGAVQMNVSNQDFNQSRDTSHGSEGTGHHIIQTAKVFVNHLSTICETVWTLALHQTFLLLLVVGRWLLPIGVEITRDQLSQLLLMFVGTAADILEFASETLDIEDVRKNYALINAILAVWTWSMLQFPLDLAVQHIGCKPTASTRRIPSLLLCRYSAELWNVGVSLFIQDGPFFIVRSILMGHFRIFNQMLVFFTAKNILVVTLQLYRLAVITLDFRATILQKSRKEVSCCPCEPYEATTHAIADQDTEMKEFVAPPKEQSQAPSEDQ; from the exons atgctgtttcttttttgttataaTGGGCCCCTTTGTGGAGATGGAAAAGAAGAGATCTGTGTGCCTGTGGTGCGCACGCTTCCCAGTGATTCCCAGGGTAACTTCCCAGGGCTCCTAAAAAGCGCTGGGCCCCTGCGGTGTGTGgagaaggggcgggggggctgctCCACGATGGAGCTGATGGTGCTGCTCAATGCTCTGGTTACTCGCCTGCTTTTTGTGTTGCACTCTCTCATCGGGGTCTGGAGAGTGACCGCAGTGAAGAAAGAACCCAAGTACTGGCTGCTGGCACTGCTCAATCTTCTCCTGTGCCTGGAGACAGGGCTCACCCTCAAGTTTAAACAAGGCAGAGGCTACAAATG gtTTTCACcagcaatatttttatatctgatTTGCACAGTACCATCACTATGGCTACTAGAAATTCATCATGGGACTCAG TACTGTGGTAATGAGCCTGGAGCAGTTCAAATGAATGTCAGCAACCAAGACTTCAATCAATCCAGAGACACCAGTCATGGAAGTGAGGGAACAGGTCACCACATCATTCAGACG GCTAAAGTCTTTGTGAATCACCTTTCCACGATCTGTGAGACCGTATGGACACTGGCCCTCCACCAGACTTTTCTACTGCTACTAGTAGTTGGGAGATGGCTTCTCCCCATTGGAGTTGAAATCACACGGGATCAATTgtctcagctgcttctcatgTTTGTGGGAACAGCAGCAGATATACTTGAATTTGCTAGTGAAACCTTGGACATCGAAGATGTTCG GAAGAATTATGCTCTCATAAATGCAATTCTTGCTGTATGGACCTGGAGTATGTTACAGTTTCCACTTGATCTTGCAG TACAGCACATTGGCTGCAAGCCAACTGCATCAACTAGGCGGatccccagcctgctgctgtgcaggtACAGTGCAGAACTGTGGAACGTTGGGGTCAGCCTTTTCATACAGGATGGTCCCTTCTTCATTGTGCGTTCAATCCTGATGGGCCACTTCAGAATATTCAATCAGATGCTGGTGTTTTTTACAGCTAAGAATATCTTAGTTGTGACTCTACAATTGTATCGTTTGGCAGTGATAACATTAGACTTCCGCGCTACCATcctgcagaagagcaggaaaGAAGTTAGCTGTTGCCCTTGCGAGCCTTATGAAGCTACTACTCATGCCATCGCTGACCAagatacagaaatgaaagagtTTGTTGCTCCTCCAAAAGAGCAATCCCAAGCTCCATCAGAAGATCAGTGA